In the Magnolia sinica isolate HGM2019 chromosome 15, MsV1, whole genome shotgun sequence genome, one interval contains:
- the LOC131227398 gene encoding uncharacterized protein LOC131227398 isoform X2, which yields MMDSETVTHNGGCHCRRVRWQVEAPSSVVVWKCNCSNCLMRANTHFIVPSAKFKLMGESQQFLTTYTFGTHTAKHNFCKVCGITSFYLPRSNPDGIAVTVACVDAGTLTHVEIRHFDGQNWEKSYDQTSIASYSKSVDGTPR from the coding sequence GATGGATTCCGAGACTGTAACTCACAACGGTGGATGCCACTGCAGGCGGGTGAGGTGGCAAGTCGAAGCACCGTCAAGTGTCGTCGTGTGGAAGTGCAACTGCTCCAACTGTTTGATGAGAGCCAACACCCACTTTATCGTCCCATCTGCAAAGTTCAAGCTGATGGGAGAGTCCCAACAGTTCCTTACCACCTATACCTTCGGCACTCACACAGCCAAGCACAACTTTTGCAAGGTCTGTGGCATAACGTCGTTCTACCTGCCTCGGTCGAACCCTGACGGCATTGCGGTGACTGTAGCATGTGTGGACGCAGGCACACTTACGCACGTCGAGATCAGGCATTTCGACGGGCAGAATTGGGAGAAGTCCTATGATCAAACGTCCATAGCGTCATATTCTAAATCAGTGGATGGAACGCCAAGGTGA
- the LOC131227398 gene encoding uncharacterized protein LOC131227398 isoform X1 — MQMDSETVTHNGGCHCRRVRWQVEAPSSVVVWKCNCSNCLMRANTHFIVPSAKFKLMGESQQFLTTYTFGTHTAKHNFCKVCGITSFYLPRSNPDGIAVTVACVDAGTLTHVEIRHFDGQNWEKSYDQTSIASYSKSVDGTPR, encoded by the coding sequence GATGGATTCCGAGACTGTAACTCACAACGGTGGATGCCACTGCAGGCGGGTGAGGTGGCAAGTCGAAGCACCGTCAAGTGTCGTCGTGTGGAAGTGCAACTGCTCCAACTGTTTGATGAGAGCCAACACCCACTTTATCGTCCCATCTGCAAAGTTCAAGCTGATGGGAGAGTCCCAACAGTTCCTTACCACCTATACCTTCGGCACTCACACAGCCAAGCACAACTTTTGCAAGGTCTGTGGCATAACGTCGTTCTACCTGCCTCGGTCGAACCCTGACGGCATTGCGGTGACTGTAGCATGTGTGGACGCAGGCACACTTACGCACGTCGAGATCAGGCATTTCGACGGGCAGAATTGGGAGAAGTCCTATGATCAAACGTCCATAGCGTCATATTCTAAATCAGTGGATGGAACGCCAAGGTGA